In the Sphingomonas sp. LM7 genome, one interval contains:
- a CDS encoding phage tail protein: MPAAGAPAADPRERPLRTDSVYVPPPVFAFRVDIDGAESDTSFQEVSGLEVQFESEDVVEGGQNRFVHRLPTRTKYSNLLLKRGVVTQASAFGGWVSRALSGGLVRQGSAKTINVKLLNEKRQPLVVWNVFGAYPLRWEHSQLNAMGNDVLIETVELSYQFFQRQNFPQAA, encoded by the coding sequence ATGCCGGCTGCCGGTGCCCCTGCCGCCGATCCCCGCGAGCGTCCGCTCCGCACCGACAGCGTCTATGTGCCGCCGCCGGTGTTCGCTTTCCGCGTCGATATCGACGGCGCGGAAAGCGACACCAGCTTCCAGGAAGTGTCGGGTCTGGAGGTCCAGTTCGAGAGCGAGGACGTGGTCGAGGGCGGGCAGAACCGCTTCGTCCACCGGCTGCCGACGCGCACCAAATATTCGAACCTGCTGCTCAAGCGCGGCGTGGTGACGCAGGCGTCGGCGTTCGGCGGCTGGGTGTCGCGTGCGCTTTCGGGAGGACTGGTGCGGCAGGGATCGGCCAAGACGATCAACGTCAAGCTGCTCAACGAGAAGCGCCAGCCGCTGGTGGTGTGGAACGTGTTCGGCGCCTACCCGCTGCGCTGGGAGCATTCGCAGCTCAACGCGATGGGCAATGACGTGCTGATCGAGACGGTAGAGCTCAGCTACCAGTTCTTCCAGCGCCAGAACTTCCCGCAGGCCGCGTGA
- a CDS encoding DUF5908 family protein, with the protein MPLEIRQIAIQMRVAEDPGEQEEAESGPRSVMGLVDCDCDEGDEEEKQTALVERCVEAVLAELARREAW; encoded by the coding sequence ATGCCATTGGAGATCCGCCAGATCGCCATCCAGATGCGTGTAGCCGAGGATCCCGGCGAGCAGGAGGAAGCGGAAAGCGGCCCGCGCTCGGTGATGGGCCTCGTCGATTGCGACTGCGACGAAGGCGACGAGGAGGAAAAGCAGACCGCGCTGGTCGAGCGCTGCGTCGAGGCGGTGCTCGCCGAACTCGCCCGCCGCGAGGCGTGGTGA